From a single Zygotorulaspora mrakii chromosome 2, complete sequence genomic region:
- the DRN1 gene encoding Drn1p (similar to Saccharomyces cerevisiae YGR093W; ancestral locus Anc_3.431) has product MPKLKILILHSTADDLSIVIEKIRKLHSKSGPFDNVILLGDIESCIYDIDLSGLPPLVSFGPLSTSDKEGLQNVTILRGFGVHETPSGLQVGFIQFDDKELEQNRSFILDKFSNLKGPLDILISRQWSECIADRESTTLGHEVIDKVSTECQPQYHFSYDDPDHFFELEPFMWETSKIYTRFINVPSFNSGKKWAYAFNIYTGTDLDRYVKPPNLIENPYRSKKRSLEATATDELAQKKLKTILPSNCHFCFTNPNVEDHMFISISSTAYLTIAKGPLSVPRGEMNFSGHCLLVPIEHIPKVKLIDDDSQAAKLLEDLNSYERSIVKMNYRKFDMSTVVFEIHSDNSIHFHKQLIPVPKYLIMKFSQALDRQLSLNNEKYLNNGKLDFKLFKSNKDKEYIRIADDRKNNYLQFTVYPTNEAEPEVYLSLFEPNNRMDLQFGRRVLAFLLRLPKRVIWNSPICKQSKEQEEKEVLQFQKSYAEYDVAK; this is encoded by the coding sequence GAAAAAATTCGCAAACTACATTCAAAATCCGGCCCCTTTGACAATGTAATTCTACTTGGGGATATCGAGAGCTGTATCTATGATATAGATTTGAGTGGACTGCCACCATTAGTATCATTTGGCCCCTTATCAACAAGTGATAAAGAGGGATTACAAAATGTTACCATTTTACGAGGATTTGGTGTTCATGAGACACCTTCAGGATTGCAGGTCGGTTTTATCCAATTCGATGATAAAGAATTAGAACAGAACAGGTCATTTATTCTTGACAAATTTAGCAATCTTAAGGGACCATTAGACATTCTTATTTCACGCCAGTGGAGCGAGTGCATCGCAGACAGAGAGAGTACTACACTGGGGCATGAAGTGATTGATAAAGTCAGTACAGAATGTCAGCCGCAGTACCATTTTTCATACGATGATCCAGACCATTTTTTCGAGCTGGAACCTTTCATGTGGGAAACCAGCAAAATATACACAAGATTCATAAATGTCCCAAGTTTCAATTCAGGCAAAAAATGGGCTTATGCATTCAATATTTATACCGGCACTGATTTAGACAGATATGTGAAACCTCCGAATTTAATAGAGAATCCCTATCGCAGTAAAAAACGTTCATTGGAAGCGACCGCAACAGATGAATTGgcacaaaaaaaacttaAGACAATTCTACCCAGCAATTGTCATTTTTGCTTCACCAACCCAAATGTGGAAGATCATATGTTTATATCTATCAGCAGTACTGCGTATTTGACCATTGCTAAAGGCCCTTTGTCAGTGCCCAGAGGTGAAATGAACTTTTCTGGACATTGTCTTCTTGTACCGATTGAACATATACCGAAAGTTAAACTCATCGATGACGATTCTCAAGCAGCAAAACTTTTAGAGGATCTCAATTCCTATGAACGGAGTATAGTCAAAATGAACTatagaaaatttgatatgtCGACAGTTGTCTTTGAAATACATTCTGATAACTCTATCCATTTTCATAAGCAGCTAATTCCAGTTCCTAAGtatttgataatgaaattcAGCCAGGCTCTGGATAGGCAGTTGTCTCTCAATAAcgagaaatatttgaataatgGGAAATTGGATTTTAAGCTCTTCAAATCGAATAAAGACAAAGAATATATAAGAATTGCTGATGACAGAAAGAATAACTACTTGCAATTCACTGTCTACCCAACAAATGAGGCAGAACCAGAAGTTTATTTAAGTTTATTTGAGCCAAATAATAGGATGGATTTACAATTCGGGAGAAGAGTCCTGGCATTTCTGCTGCGACTACCGAAAAGAGTGATTTGGAATTCACC